The Crocinitomicaceae bacterium genome includes a region encoding these proteins:
- a CDS encoding PKD domain-containing protein, whose amino-acid sequence MKRISSIIFIVFISLTAFGQTYNMTNGSVTTCSGTFYDSGGSGGDYGISETFVFTICSSVAGQSPQLNFTSFSIESGWDDLYIYDGATTGSPLIGSYTGTGSPGVVTASGSCITIQFTSDGSVVYPGWAATISCVTPPPPGSNVNMSNGSTSLCSGNFYDSGGPSSNYGFSQNLTYTICPSTPGSMVQVNFTSFDLENNYDFLTIYDGNSTAAPTLGSYTGSAGPGIAQATPGNPTGCLTFVFTSDGSFSYTGWAATISCTQPCQTITANIASVTPAPVAGYVKICQGQSVNFTGSGTFSSSGAGATYSWNFGDGTSGTGTSVSHAFPTSGSYAVGLTITDPSGCSNSNSATQVVQVSTTPTIVTNAAPNPICLGQSSNLTANVTMTPYVPNCTPPVSGTTFLPDGSGVSYTTSITVNCFNSGQTITSAADFSNICLNIEHSFLGDLDIVIICPNGQSMTLKDYPGGGGTYLGGALDDGSTTPGTGSTYCFTPGATTLLVDGSTVTAGSPAGASITPGNYMPVDPWSNLFGCPLNGAWTIQVTDNLSIDNGYIFNWDVNFTVPPAAGGFTPTIASQGWVATPGLTSTGATTASVTPTAAGTPCYTYSVTDNFGCTYTQTQCVTVNNAPSMTSANTASICSGGTVSIPLTSTMAGTTYTWVATANPNVTGESTGTQSTSTLSNTLTNSTGAVQTVTYTVTPTAGGCAGTPQTVTVTVNPIPTVTDPANQTLCANTATTAVNFTGTAGATFNWTNNNTSIGLAASGSGNIASFTATNAGATPITATITVTPTLGGCTGTAQTFTITVNPIPTVTDPANQTLCANTATTAVTFTGTAGATFNWTNNTPSIGLAASGSGNIASFTAINAGTTPVTATITVTPTLAGCTGTAQTFTITVNPIPTVTDPANQTLCANTATTAVNFTGAIAGTTYNWTNSNTTIGLAASGSGNIASFTAINAGTTPVTATITVTPTLAGCTGTAQTFTITVNPIPTVTDPANQTLCANTATTAVNFTGAIAGTTYNWTNSNTTIGLAASGSGNIASFTATNAGTTPVTATITVTPTLAGCTGTAQTFTITVNPIPTVTDPANQTLCANTATTAVNFTGAIAGTTYNWTNSNTTIGLAASGSGNIASFTAINAGTTPVTATITVTPTLGGCTGTAQTFTITVNPIPTVTDPANQTLCANTATTAVNFTGAIAGTTYNWTNSNTTIGLAASGSGNIASFTAINAGTTPVTATITVTPTLAGCTGTAQTFTITVNPTPTVTDPADQSICAGGSTTAVNFTGSIAGTTYNWTNNNTSIGLAASGTGNIASFIGVNGTGAPITATITVTPTTGGCTGTPQTFTITVTPNPVIAVAGTNPTICTGTDGTITITGLAASTAYSVSYTDDGVPVGPLAMTSNAGGSIVITGLNAGAYTNFQVSMGSCVSTSATLITLVDPNPPMVNDPADQTLCSGNATTAVNFTGTAGATFNWTNSNTSIGLAASGSGNIASFTATNATALPITATITVTPTLAGCTGTAQTFTITVNPTPTVTDPADQTLCSGNATTAVNFTGTAGATFNWTNSNTAIGLAASGSGNIPSFTATNATALPISATITVTPVLGPCTGTPQAFTITVNPTPTVTDPSDQTLCSGNATTAVNFTGTAGATFNWTNSNTAIGLAASGSGNIPSFTATNATALPISATITVTPVLGPCTGTPQTFTISVNPTPTVTDPADQSVCAGGTTTAVNFTGTAGATFNWTNNNTGIGLAASGTGNIASFTGINGTGAPVTATITVTPVLGPCTGTPQTFTITVNPNPVIAVAGTNPTICTGTDGTITITGLAASTAYSVSYTDDGVPVGPLAMTSNAGGSIVITGLNAGAYTNFQVSMGSCVSTSATLITLVDPNPPMVNDPADQTLCANMATTAVTFTGTAGATFNWTNNTPSIGLAASGSGNIASFTAINAGTTPVTATITVTPTLAGCTGTAQTFTITVNPIPTLTDPADQTLCANTATTAVTFVGTAGATFNWTNNNTSIGLAASGSGDIASFTGLNPTPGTTATATITVTPVLSGCSGTPQTFTISVINTLPTLTCPGNLTAVCSITEQPAYANYAAFVAAGGSSSSVGGTINTASFTLVSEVSDGNTCPETVTRTYSIQDDCGSTATCTQTIVINDNINPTATAPANITVECIGDVPAADPTLITDEADNCSVPTVAFVSDASDGNTCPETITRTYSITDACGNTITVTQTIVVDDTTNPTASNPSSITVPGGPAPAPDPTVVVDEADNCTLNPTVAFVSDVTDGNLCPETITRTYSVTDNCGNQITVTQLILITDPIMPTASNPAPVTVECIADVPAPDPTVVIDEADNNGVPTVAFVSDVSDGLTCPETITRTYSVTDNCANVITVTQTITVNDITNPTGTAPANITVQCIADVPAADVTLINDEADNCTANPDVQFVSDVSDGNTCPETITRTYSITDDCSNTINVTQTIVVDDTTNPTATAPANITVECIGDVPAADPTLITDEADNCSVPTVAFVSDASDGNTCPETITRTYSITDACGNTITVTQTIVVDDTTNPTASNPASITVPGGPAPAPDPTVVVDEADNCTLNPTVAFVSDVTDGNLCPETITRTYSVTDNCGNQITVTQTILITDPIMPTASNPAPVTVECIADVPAADPTVVIDEADNNGVPTVAFVSDVSDGNTCPETITRTYSVTDNCANQIMVTQQIIVNDITNPTGTAPANITVQCIADVPAADVTLITDEADNCTANPDVQFMSDVSDGNTCPETITRTYSITDDCGNSINVTQTIVVDDTTNPTASNPASVTVECIADVPAADPLVVIDEADNCSVPTVAFVSDASDGNTCPETITRTYSITDACGNTITVTQTIVVDDTTNPTASNPSSITVPGGPAPAPDPTVVVDEADNCTLNPTVAFVSDVTDGNLCPETITRTYSVTDNCGNQITVTQLILITDPIMPTASNPAPVTVECIADVPAPDPTVVIDEADNNGVPTVAFVSDVSDGLTCPETITRTYSVTDNCANVITVTQTITVNDITNPTGTAPANITVQCIADVPAADVTLINDEADNCTANPDVQFVSDVSDGNTCPETITRTYSITDDCSNTINVTQTIVVDDTTNPTATAPANITVECIGDVPAADPTLITDEADNCSVPTVAFVSDASDGNTRPETITRTYSITDACGNTITVTQTIVVDDTTNPTASNPSSITVPGGPAPAPDPTVVVDEADNCTLNPTVAFVSDVTDGNLCPETITRTYSVTDNCGNQITVTQLILITDPIMPTASNPAPVTVECIADVPAPDPTVVIDEADNNEYRPLHL is encoded by the coding sequence ATGAAGAGAATAAGTTCAATTATATTCATTGTGTTTATTAGTCTGACGGCATTTGGTCAAACCTATAACATGACCAATGGTAGTGTTACAACCTGTTCAGGTACTTTTTATGATTCAGGTGGCTCAGGCGGAGATTATGGAATTAGTGAAACGTTTGTGTTTACAATTTGCTCATCTGTTGCTGGTCAATCCCCACAACTAAATTTTACTTCATTTTCAATTGAGAGTGGTTGGGATGATCTTTATATTTACGATGGTGCAACTACAGGGTCTCCGCTTATTGGGTCCTACACAGGTACAGGTTCTCCCGGTGTTGTTACCGCATCAGGTAGTTGTATCACAATACAATTTACATCTGATGGTTCAGTAGTGTATCCTGGATGGGCGGCAACAATTTCATGTGTTACTCCACCCCCTCCAGGCTCAAATGTGAACATGTCTAATGGAAGCACTTCTTTGTGTAGTGGAAACTTTTATGACTCCGGTGGTCCTTCGTCAAATTATGGCTTTAGTCAAAATTTAACGTATACAATTTGCCCTTCTACTCCTGGCAGTATGGTGCAGGTAAATTTTACTTCGTTCGATTTAGAAAATAATTACGATTTTCTCACAATTTATGATGGTAACTCAACTGCCGCGCCTACATTAGGATCGTATACCGGTAGCGCTGGGCCCGGCATAGCCCAAGCAACTCCTGGAAATCCCACAGGTTGCCTAACTTTTGTCTTTACTTCGGATGGAAGCTTTAGCTACACAGGATGGGCTGCTACTATTTCTTGTACTCAGCCTTGCCAAACTATCACCGCCAATATTGCTTCAGTCACCCCTGCACCTGTTGCTGGTTATGTTAAGATATGTCAGGGTCAATCTGTAAATTTTACTGGATCAGGTACTTTTTCTTCTAGTGGGGCCGGAGCAACTTATTCTTGGAATTTCGGAGATGGAACATCAGGAACTGGAACTAGTGTATCTCATGCCTTTCCTACTTCGGGCAGTTATGCTGTTGGTCTCACCATTACTGATCCAAGTGGTTGTTCCAATTCTAACTCAGCAACACAAGTAGTTCAAGTTTCAACAACACCTACAATCGTAACTAATGCCGCACCAAATCCAATATGTTTAGGGCAAAGTTCTAACCTCACGGCCAATGTTACGATGACTCCGTATGTGCCTAATTGCACCCCGCCGGTATCCGGCACAACTTTCTTGCCTGACGGCTCTGGTGTTTCATACACAACTTCTATTACTGTTAATTGTTTTAATTCCGGTCAAACTATTACCAGTGCTGCTGATTTCTCTAACATTTGTTTAAATATTGAACATTCCTTTTTAGGAGATTTGGATATTGTCATCATTTGTCCGAATGGGCAAAGTATGACTCTGAAGGATTATCCAGGCGGAGGAGGCACATATCTTGGGGGGGCACTAGATGATGGGTCAACTACTCCCGGAACGGGCTCAACATATTGCTTTACTCCCGGTGCAACCACACTCTTGGTTGATGGATCAACCGTTACTGCAGGGAGTCCTGCTGGTGCCTCAATCACGCCAGGAAATTATATGCCTGTTGATCCTTGGTCAAATTTATTCGGTTGTCCGTTAAATGGAGCTTGGACAATACAGGTGACCGATAATCTTTCCATTGATAATGGCTACATTTTCAACTGGGATGTGAATTTCACCGTTCCTCCGGCTGCTGGCGGTTTTACACCTACCATCGCTTCACAAGGTTGGGTTGCTACTCCGGGACTTACCTCTACAGGTGCAACCACGGCCTCTGTTACACCTACGGCTGCTGGCACACCTTGTTATACATATTCTGTTACCGATAATTTTGGTTGTACCTATACCCAAACTCAATGTGTAACTGTCAATAATGCCCCAAGCATGACCAGCGCCAATACAGCTTCGATTTGTTCAGGCGGTACTGTGAGTATCCCACTTACAAGTACAATGGCAGGAACAACTTATACCTGGGTTGCGACAGCTAACCCGAATGTTACAGGTGAAAGTACAGGGACGCAATCAACGAGTACCCTTAGCAATACGCTTACTAATTCAACTGGTGCAGTTCAAACTGTTACCTACACCGTTACCCCAACTGCTGGTGGATGCGCGGGAACGCCACAAACTGTTACGGTTACCGTGAATCCGATTCCAACAGTAACTGACCCTGCAAATCAAACCCTCTGTGCCAATACTGCAACAACTGCGGTGAACTTCACAGGAACAGCAGGGGCCACCTTCAACTGGACTAACAACAACACCAGCATTGGTCTGGCAGCCAGTGGCAGTGGTAATATCGCATCCTTCACGGCTACCAATGCCGGTGCTACTCCAATTACTGCAACAATTACGGTAACACCCACGCTCGGGGGATGTACAGGGACGGCACAAACGTTCACTATCACGGTAAATCCAATACCAACAGTAACTGACCCAGCCAACCAGACACTCTGCGCGAACACAGCAACTACAGCAGTAACATTCACGGGTACAGCAGGAGCTACATTCAACTGGACAAACAATACACCTTCAATCGGTCTAGCAGCAAGCGGCAGTGGAAACATAGCATCATTTACAGCTATTAATGCAGGCACCACCCCGGTAACAGCAACTATTACGGTAACACCAACCTTGGCAGGCTGCACGGGTACTGCGCAAACATTTACTATTACGGTGAATCCAATACCAACAGTAACTGATCCTGCCAACCAGACACTCTGCGCGAACACCGCAACAACTGCGGTAAACTTCACAGGCGCAATTGCAGGGACAACATATAACTGGACAAACAGCAACACCACCATTGGTCTAGCAGCAAGTGGAAGTGGAAACATAGCATCATTTACAGCTATTAATGCAGGCACCACCCCGGTAACAGCAACTATTACAGTAACACCAACCTTGGCAGGCTGCACGGGCACTGCGCAAACATTTACTATTACGGTGAATCCAATACCAACGGTAACTGACCCAGCCAACCAGACACTCTGCGCGAACACGGCAACAACTGCGGTAAACTTCACAGGCGCAATTGCAGGGACAACATATAACTGGACAAACAGCAACACCACCATTGGTTTAGCAGCAAGCGGCAGTGGAAACATAGCATCATTTACAGCCACCAATGCAGGCACCACCCCGGTAACAGCAACTATTACGGTAACACCAACCTTGGCAGGCTGCACGGGTACTGCGCAAACATTTACTATTACGGTGAATCCAATACCAACAGTAACCGACCCAGCCAACCAGACACTCTGCGCGAACACGGCAACAACTGCGGTAAACTTCACAGGCGCAATTGCAGGGACAACATATAACTGGACAAACAGCAACACCACCATTGGTTTAGCAGCAAGCGGCAGTGGAAACATAGCATCATTTACGGCTATTAATGCAGGCACCACCCCGGTAACAGCAACTATCACGGTAACACCAACCTTGGGTGGCTGCACGGGTACTGCGCAAACATTTACTATTACGGTAAATCCAATACCAACAGTAACTGATCCTGCCAACCAGACACTCTGCGCGAACACGGCAACAACTGCGGTAAACTTCACAGGCGCAATTGCAGGGACAACATATAACTGGACAAACAGCAACACCACCATTGGTCTAGCAGCAAGCGGCAGTGGAAACATAGCATCATTTACGGCTATTAATGCAGGCACCACCCCGGTAACAGCAACTATTACGGTAACACCAACCTTGGCAGGCTGCACGGGTACTGCGCAAACATTTACCATTACAGTCAACCCAACACCAACAGTTACAGATCCGGCTGACCAGAGTATTTGTGCAGGAGGATCAACCACGGCGGTGAACTTTACCGGATCGATAGCGGGTACAACATATAACTGGACCAACAATAACACCAGTATTGGCCTTGCGGCAAGTGGTACAGGAAATATTGCATCATTTATAGGAGTTAACGGTACTGGAGCTCCAATTACAGCAACAATAACGGTTACTCCAACCACAGGCGGCTGTACGGGAACACCACAGACTTTTACGATTACAGTTACGCCAAATCCGGTGATTGCGGTTGCAGGCACCAACCCAACCATTTGTACCGGCACAGACGGAACCATAACGATCACGGGACTAGCAGCCAGCACGGCATATAGCGTGAGTTATACAGATGACGGCGTACCTGTTGGACCATTAGCGATGACCTCTAATGCGGGAGGGTCAATAGTGATAACGGGTCTTAATGCCGGAGCGTACACTAACTTCCAGGTTAGCATGGGATCATGCGTGAGCACGAGCGCAACGTTGATCACTTTAGTAGATCCAAACCCTCCAATGGTCAACGACCCGGCGGATCAGACCTTGTGTTCAGGCAATGCAACCACAGCGGTAAACTTTACGGGTACAGCTGGGGCAACATTTAACTGGACGAACAGCAATACATCCATAGGTCTAGCCGCAAGTGGCAGTGGCAATATTGCGTCATTTACTGCAACCAATGCAACAGCACTTCCAATCACAGCAACAATTACGGTTACACCAACACTTGCCGGATGTACGGGTACAGCGCAGACATTTACCATTACAGTAAATCCAACTCCAACAGTAACTGATCCGGCGGACCAGACTTTGTGTTCTGGCAACGCAACGACAGCGGTGAACTTCACAGGTACAGCTGGAGCCACGTTTAACTGGACCAACAGCAATACAGCGATAGGTTTAGCAGCGAGTGGTAGTGGTAATATTCCATCGTTTACCGCAACCAATGCAACAGCACTACCAATCTCGGCTACGATTACGGTAACACCGGTCTTGGGTCCATGCACTGGCACACCACAAGCATTCACTATAACGGTAAACCCAACACCAACGGTGACAGATCCGTCAGATCAAACTTTGTGTTCAGGCAATGCAACCACAGCAGTAAACTTTACCGGAACAGCGGGAGCAACATTTAACTGGACAAATAGCAATACTGCCATTGGTCTAGCAGCAAGTGGTAGTGGTAATATTCCATCGTTTACCGCAACCAATGCAACAGCACTACCAATCTCGGCTACGATTACGGTAACACCGGTCTTGGGTCCATGCACAGGCACACCACAAACGTTCACTATATCGGTAAATCCAACACCCACGGTGACAGATCCTGCAGATCAAAGTGTTTGTGCAGGAGGAACAACAACAGCTGTAAACTTTACGGGTACAGCCGGAGCGACATTTAACTGGACAAACAACAATACAGGCATAGGTCTTGCAGCCAGTGGCACAGGCAATATTGCATCATTTACGGGAATCAATGGCACAGGTGCGCCAGTAACGGCAACCATTACCGTGACTCCGGTACTTGGACCATGTACAGGTACCCCACAAACATTTACCATTACAGTGAATCCAAATCCGGTGATTGCGGTTGCAGGCACCAACCCAACCATTTGTACCGGCACAGACGGAACCATAACGATCACGGGATTAGCAGCCAGTACGGCATATAGCGTGAGTTATACAGATGACGGCGTACCTGTTGGACCATTAGCGATGACCTCTAATGCGGGAGGTTCGATCGTGATAACGGGTCTTAATGCCGGAGCGTACACTAACTTCCAGGTGAGCATGGGATCATGTGTGAGCACGAGTGCGACGTTGATCACTTTAGTAGATCCAAACCCTCCAATGGTGAACGATCCGGCTGATCAAACACTCTGCGCGAACATGGCAACTACAGCGGTAACATTCACCGGTACAGCAGGAGCTACATTCAACTGGACAAACAATACACCTTCAATCGGTCTTGCAGCAAGCGGCAGTGGAAACATAGCATCATTTACAGCTATTAATGCAGGCACCACCCCGGTAACGGCAACTATTACAGTAACACCAACCTTGGCAGGCTGCACGGGTACTGCGCAAACATTTACTATTACGGTAAATCCAATACCAACGCTAACCGATCCAGCGGATCAAACCCTTTGTGCAAACACGGCAACCACAGCAGTAACATTTGTAGGTACCGCAGGAGCAACTTTCAACTGGACGAATAACAATACAAGTATTGGTTTAGCAGCAAGCGGCAGTGGTGATATCGCTTCGTTTACGGGATTAAATCCAACACCTGGAACAACAGCAACCGCGACTATCACAGTAACCCCGGTATTAAGTGGATGCAGTGGTACTCCACAAACATTTACCATCAGTGTAATTAATACCCTTCCAACGCTGACATGTCCGGGTAACCTCACGGCTGTATGTTCAATTACAGAACAACCGGCTTATGCAAACTATGCTGCATTTGTGGCAGCGGGAGGTTCATCCTCATCGGTGGGAGGCACCATCAATACGGCAAGTTTTACTTTGGTGAGCGAAGTATCAGATGGCAATACTTGTCCTGAAACAGTAACAAGGACATATAGTATACAAGATGATTGTGGCAGTACGGCAACGTGTACTCAAACTATTGTGATTAATGACAATATTAACCCAACCGCCACGGCCCCGGCAAACATTACGGTTGAGTGCATAGGTGATGTTCCAGCCGCAGACCCAACGTTGATTACCGATGAAGCGGACAACTGTTCAGTACCGACAGTAGCTTTTGTAAGTGATGCAAGCGATGGCAACACCTGCCCCGAGACCATAACAAGAACTTATTCAATCACGGATGCATGTGGAAACACCATCACGGTAACACAAACAATCGTGGTAGATGATACAACTAATCCGACAGCATCAAACCCGTCAAGTATAACAGTTCCCGGAGGCCCAGCCCCGGCGCCGGATCCAACGGTTGTTGTAGATGAGGCAGACAACTGCACGCTGAACCCAACGGTAGCTTTTGTAAGTGATGTAACGGACGGCAACTTGTGTCCTGAGACTATTACAAGAACGTATAGTGTAACGGACAATTGCGGCAATCAAATTACGGTAACGCAATTAATTTTGATTACTGATCCAATCATGCCAACGGCGTCAAATCCGGCTCCTGTTACAGTAGAATGTATAGCAGATGTACCAGCACCGGACCCAACGGTGGTGATAGATGAGGCGGACAATAATGGAGTACCGACCGTTGCATTTGTGAGTGATGTATCAGATGGATTAACTTGTCCAGAGACGATCACAAGAACGTATTCAGTAACGGACAACTGTGCCAATGTAATCACAGTAACACAAACTATTACGGTGAATGATATCACTAACCCAACGGGGACAGCCCCGGCAAATATTACTGTTCAGTGTATAGCAGACGTACCGGCGGCTGATGTAACGTTGATTAACGATGAAGCAGACAACTGCACAGCAAATCCGGATGTACAATTTGTGAGTGATGTATCAGATGGTAATACTTGTCCAGAGACTATTACAAGAACCTATAGTATCACGGATGATTGCTCAAACACAATCAACGTAACACAGACCATCGTTGTTGATGATACCACCAACCCAACAGCCACGGCCCCGGCAAACATCACGGTTGAGTGCATAGGTGATGTTCCAGCCGCAGACCCAACGTTGATTACCGATGAAGCGGACAACTGTTCAGTACCGACAGTAGCTTTTGTAAGTGATGCAAGCGATGGCAACACCTGCCCCGAGACCATAACAAGAACTTATTCAATCACGGATGCATGTGGAAACACCATCACGGTAACACAAACAATCGTGGTAGATGATACAACTAATCCGACAGCATCCAATCCGGCAAGTATAACAGTTCCCGGAGGCCCTGCACCGGCGCCGGATCCAACGGTTGTTGTAGATGAGGCAGACAACTGCACGCTGAACCCAACGGTAGCTTTTGTAAGTGATGTAACGGACGGCAACTTGTGTCCGGAGACTATTACAAGAACATATAGTGTAACGGACAATTGCGGCAATCAAATTACGGTAACGCAAACCATTTTGATTACAGATCCAATCATGCCAACGGCGTCAAACCCTGCCCCTGTTACAGTGGAATGTATAGCAGATGTACCGGCAGCTGACCCAACAGTAGTGATAGATGAGGCGGACAATAATGGAGTACCGACCGTTGCATTTGTGAGTGATGTATCAGATGGTAATACGTGTCCAGAGACGATTACAAGAACATATAGTGTAACGGACAACTGCGCAAACCAAATCATGGTAACACAACAAATTATTGTGAATGATATTACCAATCCAACGGGAACAGCCCCGGCAAATATTACTGTTCAGTGTATAGCGGACGTGCCGGCAGCTGATGTAACGTTGATTACCGATGAAGCAGACAACTGCACAGCAAATCCGGATGTACAATTTATGAGTGATGTATCAGATGGTAATACTTGTCCAGAGACTATTACAAGAACGTATAGCATCACGGACGATTGTGGCAACAGTATCAACGTAACCCAAACAATCGTTGTTGATGACACCACCAATCCAACGGCGTCGAATCCGGCATCAGTGACGGTAGAATGTATAGCAGATGTGCCGGCAGCAGATCCATTGGTAGTGATAGATGAAGCGGACAACTGCTCTGTTCCGACAGTTGCTTTTGTGAGTGATGCAAGTGATGGCAATACTTGTCCTGAGACCATAACAAGAACTTATTCAATCACGGATGCATGTGGAAACACCATCACGGTAACACAAACAATCGTGGTAGATGATACAACTAATCCGACAGCATCAAACCCGTCAAGTATAACAGTTCCCGGAGGCCCAGCCCCGGCGCCGGATCCAACGGTTGTTGTAGATGAGGCAGACAACTGCACGCTGAACCCAACGGTAGCTTTTGTAAGTGATGTAACGGACGGCAACTTGTGTCCTGAGACTATTACAAGAACGTATAGTGTAACGGACAATTGCGGCAATCAAATTACGGTAACGCAATTAATTTTGATTACTGATCCAATCATGCCAACGGCGTCAAATCCGGCTCCTGTTACAGTAGAATGTATAGCAGATGTACCAGCACCGGACCCAACGGTGGTGATAGATGAGGCGGACAATAATGGAGTACCGACCGTTGCATTTGTGAGTGATGTATCAGATGGATTAACTTGTCCAGAGACGATCACAAGAACGTATTCAGTAACGGACAACTGTGCCAATGTAATCACAGTAACACAAACTATTACGGTGAATGATATCACTAACCCAACGGGGACAGCCCCGGCAAATATTACTGTTCAGTGTATAGCAGACGTACCGGCGGCTGATGTAACGTTGATTAACGATGAAGCAGACAACTGCACAGCAAATCCGGATGTACAATTTGTGAGTGATGTATCAGATGGTAATACTTGTCCAGAGACTATTACAAGAACCTATAGTATCACGGATGATTGCTCAAACACAATCAACGTAACACAGACCATCGTTGTTGATGATACCACCAACCCAACAGCCACGGCCCCGGCAAACATCACGGTTGAGTGCATAGGTGATGTTCCAGCCGCAGACCCAACGTTGATTACCGATGAAGCGGACAACTGTTCAGTACCGACAGTAGCTTTTGTAAGTGATGCAAGCGATGGCAACACCCGCCCCGAGACCATAACAAGAACTTATTCAATCACGGATGCATGTGGAAACACCATCACGGTAACACAAACAATCGTGGTAGATGATACAACTAATCCGACAGCATCAAACCCGTCAAGTATAACAGTTCCCGGAGGCCCAGCCCCGGCGCCGGATCCAACGGTTGTTGTAGATGAGGCAGACAACTGCACACTGAACCCAACGGTAGCCTTTGTAAGTGATGTAACGGACGGCAACTTGTGTCCTGAGACTATTACAAGAACGTATAGTGTAACGGACAATTGCGGCAATCAAATTACGGTAACGCAATTAATTTTGATTACTGATCCAATCATGCCAACGGCGTCAAATCCGGCTCCTGTTACAGTAGAATGTATAGCAGATGTACCAGCACCGGACCCAACGGTGGTGATAGATGAGGCGGACAATAATGAGTACCGACCGTTGCATTTGTGA